A genomic window from Agreia sp. COWG includes:
- a CDS encoding glycosyltransferase: MLRIALVCLHTSPADEPGSGDAGGMNVVVLHQARSLASLGHRVDIVTRRSTPSAASSIALDERLTLRLIDAGPAHPIAKGDHEAVIDDFARELAALGPYDVMHSHHWFSGMAALPVARAQGIPHVQSFHSIAADDSTPLSEGERAESGGRMAGESWLARESDAIVAVSEAEALTIRHRLGGMSQRIRVVTPGVDSAAFAPRSEADEPSEPYAVVAARLQPLKGLDLAIEAIAAMHADIRPRLIVSGDASADFEGYVDDLRALATSREIGDSVEFIGPQSRAQLATLFRHARVVLIPSHSETYGLVALEAAASAVPVVAAAAGGLREAVVDGETGRVLESRDPHVWATAITELLTNTRGADALSQNARQRAETLSWLRSAEGLLAVYVSLEPMPDVA; this comes from the coding sequence AGACGAACCGGGTTCGGGCGACGCCGGCGGCATGAATGTCGTCGTGCTCCACCAGGCCCGCTCCCTCGCCTCGCTCGGACACCGGGTCGACATCGTCACCCGACGATCCACGCCCTCGGCGGCGTCGTCGATCGCGCTCGATGAGCGCCTCACACTGCGACTCATCGATGCCGGACCCGCACACCCGATCGCCAAGGGAGATCACGAGGCCGTCATCGACGACTTCGCTCGCGAGCTTGCTGCCCTCGGTCCGTACGACGTCATGCACTCGCATCACTGGTTCTCAGGAATGGCGGCGCTGCCGGTGGCTCGCGCACAGGGAATCCCCCACGTGCAGAGCTTCCACAGCATCGCGGCCGACGACTCCACCCCGTTGTCCGAGGGCGAGCGAGCGGAATCGGGTGGCCGCATGGCCGGTGAATCCTGGCTCGCTCGCGAGTCCGACGCCATCGTGGCCGTCAGTGAGGCCGAGGCTCTCACCATCCGGCACCGACTGGGAGGGATGTCGCAGCGCATCCGCGTCGTGACGCCCGGCGTCGACAGTGCGGCGTTCGCCCCCCGCTCAGAAGCGGACGAGCCCAGCGAGCCCTACGCGGTTGTCGCTGCTCGCCTGCAGCCCCTCAAGGGCCTCGACCTCGCCATCGAGGCAATCGCAGCCATGCATGCCGACATCCGGCCCCGCCTCATCGTGTCAGGCGACGCTTCGGCCGACTTCGAGGGCTATGTCGACGATCTCCGCGCCCTCGCCACGTCGCGGGAAATAGGCGACTCCGTCGAGTTCATCGGCCCGCAATCCCGGGCGCAGCTGGCCACCCTCTTTCGGCATGCTCGCGTCGTACTCATCCCGTCTCACTCCGAGACCTACGGATTGGTCGCGCTCGAAGCCGCGGCCAGTGCCGTGCCGGTCGTGGCTGCGGCGGCGGGCGGGCTTCGCGAGGCCGTCGTCGACGGCGAGACTGGCCGCGTGCTCGAGAGCAGGGACCCGCACGTCTGGGCGACGGCCATCACCGAACTCCTCACGAACACGCGCGGTGCCGACGCGCTCTCCCAGAACGCTCGGCAGCGCGCCGAGACCCTCAGCTGGCTGCGTTCGGCGGAGGGCCTCTTGGCCGTCTACGTCTCGCTCGAACCAATGCCCGATGTCGCCTGA
- a CDS encoding PIG-L deacetylase family protein: MSPERRRRDGILADIESVLFVHAHPDDETLATGALIAELVSRGIIVSLLTATRGERGEIVEGVLRADTDPETLSRIREQELRSACLALGITQHFWLGQAPARAEGLPDTLYADSGMLWIREGLAGPAADVSSDALATAPMATVTADVAALISSARPSLVVSYDAAGGYGHPDHVRVHEASVAACALTSTPYAEVVAERGSDVEWFDLEHRLPQVVTALRSHATQLSVDGDDVVHSGGQRHAIPTSTGLRMFNRA; encoded by the coding sequence ATGTCGCCTGAGCGACGACGTCGCGATGGCATCCTCGCCGACATCGAGAGCGTGCTGTTCGTGCACGCCCATCCCGACGACGAGACCCTCGCAACGGGTGCTCTGATCGCTGAGCTGGTCTCTCGTGGAATCATCGTCTCTCTGCTCACGGCCACGCGCGGGGAGCGCGGGGAGATCGTCGAGGGCGTCCTGCGCGCAGACACCGACCCCGAGACGCTGTCACGGATCCGGGAACAGGAACTGCGGAGCGCGTGCCTGGCGCTCGGCATCACCCAGCATTTCTGGCTCGGCCAGGCGCCGGCCCGGGCCGAAGGTCTGCCGGACACACTCTATGCGGACTCCGGAATGCTCTGGATCCGCGAAGGCCTGGCGGGGCCGGCAGCCGATGTGAGCTCCGACGCGCTCGCCACCGCACCAATGGCCACCGTGACGGCCGATGTCGCCGCGCTCATCTCGTCTGCTCGCCCCTCTCTCGTCGTCAGCTACGACGCCGCGGGCGGCTACGGCCACCCCGATCACGTGCGTGTGCACGAGGCGAGCGTCGCAGCGTGCGCCCTGACATCGACGCCCTACGCCGAGGTCGTCGCAGAGCGGGGCAGCGACGTCGAGTGGTTCGATCTCGAGCACCGCCTGCCGCAGGTCGTGACGGCGCTTCGCTCCCATGCGACACAACTGAGCGTCGACGGCGATGACGTCGTGCACTCCGGCGGCCAGCGCCACGCGATTCCCACGTCGACGGGCCTGCGGATGTTCAACAGAGCGTGA
- a CDS encoding SIMPL domain-containing protein, which produces MSETIITVTGTASMHRSPERATAALTLGFEGEDKESVLELTKQLHAEVSGGLRALHDPVADAVTRWSADQVSVWGQRPWSPDGTRLAPVYHATTRVTARFRDITALATWVDTVALKDGVTVDSVTWSLTATTDAALVADTQANAIRAARSKAEGYAAALGLSHVRALAVADPGMLTNGEAGGPPVGALRLMSHEMGKSSGPAFDLTPADITISATVDARFAASA; this is translated from the coding sequence ATGAGCGAGACCATCATCACCGTCACCGGCACTGCCAGCATGCACCGCTCTCCCGAGCGCGCCACGGCAGCCCTCACCCTGGGCTTCGAGGGCGAAGACAAAGAGAGCGTCCTCGAGCTGACCAAGCAGCTGCACGCCGAGGTCTCGGGGGGCCTCCGCGCTCTTCACGATCCCGTCGCAGACGCTGTCACACGATGGAGCGCCGATCAGGTGAGCGTCTGGGGGCAGAGACCGTGGAGCCCGGATGGAACACGGCTAGCCCCGGTTTACCACGCGACGACGCGTGTGACGGCGCGCTTCCGAGACATCACTGCGTTGGCCACCTGGGTCGACACGGTTGCCTTGAAAGACGGTGTCACCGTCGACTCGGTCACCTGGAGCCTGACGGCGACGACGGATGCGGCCCTCGTCGCGGACACCCAGGCGAACGCGATCCGGGCCGCTCGCTCGAAGGCAGAGGGGTACGCGGCGGCCCTCGGTCTTTCACACGTGCGCGCCCTGGCCGTGGCAGACCCTGGCATGCTGACCAACGGGGAGGCCGGGGGGCCTCCGGTCGGTGCCCTGCGGCTGATGTCGCACGAGATGGGGAAGTCGAGCGGTCCCGCATTCGATCTCACCCCGGCCGATATCACCATCTCCGCCACGGTCGACGCACGATTCGCGGCCTCGGCATGA
- a CDS encoding SDR family NAD(P)-dependent oxidoreductase, whose translation MSLARDLAGRTMVVTGANAGLGYFAAEQLAARGAHIVIASRSETKAHSAIASLRTHVRALVPPTFVHLDLADLASVSRAASELTTMGPIDAVITNAGVLEGSAAGRTRDGFETMFGTNHLGHFALVALLLPALRASPGSRVVHLGSISHRFYALDLDDPQQQRRFTSFRAYARSKLAVMTFAFELDLRLKAAGLDVRSIVAHPGFAVDQLTPTRRGVTPVEPGGTTLKTVLRTVSQGKDSGAEPIVFAATDDYLRGGEYVGPAGWQQLRGRPRVTAAKDWSRDRATAARLWAISETLTGTSIAL comes from the coding sequence ATGAGCCTCGCCCGCGACCTCGCAGGCCGCACGATGGTCGTCACAGGCGCGAACGCCGGCCTCGGCTACTTCGCCGCCGAGCAGCTCGCCGCGCGGGGTGCGCACATCGTGATCGCCAGTCGAAGCGAGACGAAGGCGCACAGTGCGATCGCGTCGCTTCGCACCCACGTTCGCGCCCTTGTGCCGCCCACCTTCGTGCACCTCGACCTCGCCGACCTCGCCAGCGTCTCGCGGGCCGCATCCGAACTCACCACGATGGGGCCGATCGACGCGGTGATCACCAACGCCGGCGTACTGGAGGGCTCTGCCGCTGGCCGCACACGAGACGGTTTCGAGACCATGTTCGGCACGAACCACCTCGGCCACTTCGCCCTCGTAGCGCTCCTTCTTCCTGCCCTCCGTGCCAGCCCGGGATCGCGCGTCGTGCACCTGGGCAGCATCAGTCACAGGTTCTACGCCCTCGATCTCGACGATCCGCAGCAGCAACGTCGGTTCACCAGCTTCCGCGCCTACGCCCGCTCGAAGCTCGCCGTCATGACGTTCGCGTTCGAACTCGACCTGCGCTTGAAGGCCGCCGGCCTCGACGTGAGGAGTATCGTCGCCCACCCCGGTTTCGCCGTGGACCAGCTCACCCCGACGCGCCGAGGAGTGACGCCGGTCGAGCCGGGCGGCACCACACTGAAGACGGTGCTCCGCACCGTCTCGCAGGGCAAGGATTCGGGCGCCGAACCCATCGTGTTCGCCGCCACCGACGACTACCTGCGCGGGGGCGAATACGTCGGACCGGCCGGTTGGCAGCAGCTCAGAGGGCGGCCTCGCGTGACCGCGGCAAAAGACTGGTCTCGCGATCGGGCGACCGCGGCCCGGCTGTGGGCGATCTCGGAAACCCTCACCGGAACATCCATAGCCCTGTAA
- the smpB gene encoding SsrA-binding protein SmpB, whose protein sequence is MPKESGQKVVATNRKARHDYTIESTYEAGMVLNGTEVKSLRMGRASLVDGYAFIENGEAWLDAVHIPEYSQGTWNNHTPRRKRKLLLHKEQILKLHNKTKEGGYTLIPLQLYFSDGRAKVELAVAKGKREYDKRQTLRERQDKRESDRAMSARRNLGD, encoded by the coding sequence GTGCCCAAGGAGAGCGGTCAGAAGGTCGTTGCGACCAACCGCAAGGCCCGGCACGATTACACCATCGAGTCGACGTATGAGGCCGGAATGGTCTTGAACGGCACGGAGGTCAAGTCGTTGCGCATGGGGCGCGCCTCGCTCGTCGACGGCTATGCGTTCATCGAGAACGGCGAGGCCTGGCTCGACGCCGTGCACATCCCCGAATACAGCCAGGGCACGTGGAACAACCACACGCCGAGGCGTAAGCGCAAGCTTCTGCTGCACAAAGAGCAGATCCTCAAGCTGCACAACAAGACGAAAGAGGGCGGTTACACCCTCATTCCGCTTCAGCTCTACTTCAGCGACGGGCGCGCCAAGGTCGAGTTGGCCGTGGCGAAGGGCAAGCGCGAGTACGACAAGCGGCAGACGCTGCGCGAGCGGCAGGACAAGCGCGAATCCGACAGGGCCATGTCGGCTCGGCGCAATCTCGGCGACTGA
- the ftsX gene encoding permease-like cell division protein FtsX has translation MRLALIFGEVGTGLRRNVSMVISVVLVTFISLTFVGTAILLQMQIGQMKNYWYDKAQVAVYLCTATDTGDTCNGEVSQDQINAVKAQLDGPTLKPFIDKYYFEDHDQAFANFQTQFKGNPVTDYVTPDLLPQTYWVNLVDPTQSAVLVESLSGFPGVESVTDQRSYLEQIFTVLNSASYTAIAVAAVMLIAAVLLIATTIRLSAFSRRRELGIMRLVGASNRFIQTPFIIEGVIASLIGSALAGLAIWSIVKFFVQGWLLEQLPFTSFVTTSDALIVAPILVLVGAVLAALSAKFAITRYLKV, from the coding sequence GTGAGACTCGCACTCATCTTCGGCGAGGTCGGCACCGGCCTCAGGCGCAACGTCTCGATGGTCATCTCTGTCGTGCTCGTCACCTTCATCTCACTGACGTTCGTCGGCACGGCCATTCTGTTGCAGATGCAGATCGGCCAGATGAAGAACTACTGGTACGACAAGGCCCAAGTGGCCGTCTATCTCTGCACAGCCACGGACACGGGTGACACCTGCAACGGCGAGGTCTCGCAAGACCAGATCAATGCGGTCAAGGCCCAGCTCGACGGTCCGACGCTCAAGCCCTTCATCGACAAGTACTACTTCGAGGATCACGACCAGGCGTTCGCGAACTTCCAGACCCAGTTCAAGGGCAACCCCGTCACCGACTACGTGACCCCCGATCTGCTTCCGCAGACGTACTGGGTGAATCTGGTCGACCCGACCCAGTCGGCCGTGCTCGTCGAGAGCCTGTCCGGGTTCCCCGGCGTCGAGAGCGTGACCGACCAGCGCAGCTATCTCGAGCAGATCTTCACCGTGCTCAATTCGGCCAGCTACACCGCCATCGCCGTCGCTGCAGTCATGCTGATCGCGGCCGTTCTGCTGATCGCTACGACCATCCGCCTCTCGGCGTTCTCGAGACGCAGGGAGCTCGGCATCATGAGGCTGGTCGGCGCATCGAACAGATTCATTCAGACGCCCTTCATCATCGAGGGTGTGATCGCCTCGCTCATCGGATCGGCCCTCGCCGGGCTCGCGATCTGGTCGATCGTCAAGTTCTTCGTGCAGGGCTGGCTGCTCGAGCAATTGCCCTTCACCTCGTTCGTCACGACCTCCGATGCACTCATCGTCGCGCCGATCCTCGTGCTGGTCGGAGCGGTGCTCGCTGCCCTGTCGGCGAAGTTCGCGATCACCCGGTACCTCAAGGTCTGA
- the ftsE gene encoding cell division ATP-binding protein FtsE, protein MIRFDHVSQIYRGTKKPALNSVDLEILRGEFVFLVGASGSGKSSFLRLVLKEDKPTSGSIHVLGQDLGTISSRKVPYFRRNLGVVFQDFRLLPNKNVFDNVAFTLQVIGKSRGFIQEAVPDVLAMVGLNEKANRLPHELSGGEQQRVAIARAVVNKPAILLADEPTGNLDPLTSGGIMQVLQRINAGGTTVIMATHDNAIVDQMQRRVVELVQGEIVRDELQGGYGMTAEIALRDSGMTAEIGIPGMTRGSSGSSKTASGFPPPTSQPATPRQAPEPASRPEPAPRAAAESSPYAPVASPSPSPSAPQQAEPTTDPRGATDPVTDQLGLAEKLGLRAPGERIDPKDQNVGPTS, encoded by the coding sequence ATGATTCGATTTGATCACGTATCCCAGATCTACCGGGGAACAAAGAAGCCCGCGCTCAACAGTGTCGACCTCGAGATCCTGCGTGGGGAGTTCGTATTCCTCGTCGGTGCCTCAGGCTCCGGCAAGTCGAGCTTTCTGCGACTGGTGCTGAAAGAAGACAAGCCCACCAGCGGCAGCATCCACGTTCTCGGCCAAGACCTGGGCACGATCTCGTCGCGCAAGGTGCCCTACTTCAGGCGCAACCTCGGCGTCGTCTTCCAGGACTTCCGCCTGCTGCCCAACAAGAACGTCTTCGACAACGTGGCGTTCACTCTTCAGGTCATCGGCAAGTCGCGCGGGTTCATCCAAGAGGCCGTGCCCGATGTGCTCGCCATGGTGGGGCTCAACGAGAAGGCCAACCGACTGCCGCACGAGCTCTCCGGTGGTGAGCAGCAGCGAGTGGCCATCGCCCGCGCGGTCGTGAACAAGCCGGCCATCCTGCTCGCCGACGAGCCGACCGGTAACCTCGACCCGCTCACGAGTGGTGGCATCATGCAGGTGCTGCAACGCATCAACGCCGGCGGAACCACGGTGATCATGGCCACTCACGACAACGCCATCGTCGACCAGATGCAGCGCAGGGTCGTCGAGCTGGTGCAGGGCGAGATCGTGCGCGACGAACTGCAGGGCGGCTACGGCATGACCGCAGAGATCGCCCTGCGCGACAGCGGCATGACGGCCGAGATCGGTATTCCCGGCATGACCCGGGGAAGCAGCGGCTCGAGCAAGACCGCTTCCGGCTTCCCGCCTCCCACCTCGCAGCCGGCCACGCCGCGGCAGGCTCCCGAACCGGCATCCCGCCCCGAACCGGCCCCGCGTGCGGCCGCCGAATCCTCGCCCTACGCCCCCGTCGCGTCGCCGTCGCCGTCTCCGTCTGCTCCACAGCAGGCCGAGCCGACCACCGACCCGCGCGGGGCCACCGACCCCGTGACCGACCAGCTCGGACTGGCTGAGAAGCTCGGACTCCGCGCGCCGGGCGAACGCATCGACCCCAAAGACCAGAACGTAGGACCCACCTCGTGA
- the prfB gene encoding peptide chain release factor 2: MQELDFTEQITALRSTFRDILSVIDVDELKTRIDELSAQAGVPDLWDDTEKAQKVTSALSHAQADLAKVTSITSRLEDLEIMVELINSEGDEESAEEAQAELVSLTKLLGELEVQTLLNGEYDPRAAVITIRAGAGGVDAADFAEMLLRMYLRYSEQHGYSVTVLDTSYAEEAGIKSATFEVDAPYAFGTLSVEAGTHRLVRMSPFNSAGKRQTSFAAVEVIPLIAQTESVDVPESDIRVDVFRSSGPGGQSVNTTDSAVRITHLPTGIVVSCQNEKSQIQNRAAALRVLQSRLLLLQRDEENAKKKELAGVITASWGDQMRSYVLAPYQMVKDLRTDYESNNPSNVFDGELDGFISAGIRWRKQKVS, translated from the coding sequence ATGCAGGAACTAGATTTCACCGAGCAGATCACTGCCCTCCGCTCCACCTTCCGCGACATCCTCAGCGTCATCGACGTCGACGAGCTGAAGACGCGCATCGACGAGCTGAGCGCCCAGGCCGGGGTTCCCGACCTCTGGGACGACACGGAGAAGGCCCAGAAGGTGACCAGTGCTCTCTCGCACGCCCAGGCAGACCTGGCGAAGGTCACGAGCATCACGTCTCGCCTGGAAGACCTCGAGATCATGGTCGAGCTCATCAACTCCGAGGGCGACGAGGAATCGGCCGAAGAGGCGCAGGCCGAGCTCGTGAGTCTCACCAAGCTTTTGGGCGAACTCGAGGTACAGACCCTCTTGAACGGCGAATACGACCCCCGGGCCGCGGTCATCACCATTCGCGCGGGCGCCGGCGGCGTCGACGCCGCGGACTTCGCCGAGATGCTGCTGCGCATGTACCTTCGCTACTCCGAGCAGCACGGCTATTCGGTCACGGTGCTCGACACCAGCTACGCCGAGGAGGCGGGCATCAAGAGCGCCACCTTCGAGGTCGACGCACCCTATGCCTTCGGCACCCTTTCGGTCGAGGCGGGAACGCACCGCCTCGTGCGCATGAGCCCGTTCAACTCCGCGGGCAAGCGCCAGACCAGCTTCGCGGCCGTCGAGGTCATTCCCCTGATCGCGCAGACCGAGTCCGTCGATGTTCCCGAGAGCGACATCCGGGTGGATGTCTTCCGCTCGTCGGGCCCGGGTGGCCAGTCGGTCAACACCACGGATTCGGCCGTTCGCATCACCCACCTGCCCACGGGCATCGTGGTGAGCTGTCAGAACGAGAAGAGCCAGATCCAGAACCGTGCAGCCGCGCTCCGCGTGCTGCAGTCCCGCCTGCTGCTGCTGCAGCGTGACGAAGAGAACGCGAAGAAGAAAGAACTCGCCGGGGTCATCACCGCGAGCTGGGGCGACCAGATGCGCAGCTACGTGCTTGCTCCGTATCAGATGGTGAAAGACCTGCGCACCGACTACGAGTCGAACAATCCCTCCAACGTCTTCGACGGCGAGCTCGACGGCTTCATCTCGGCCGGCATCCGGTGGCGCAAGCAGAAGGTGTCGTAA